Within Candidatus Polarisedimenticolia bacterium, the genomic segment CATCGTCGTCACCGACAACCTCGTGCCCTTTCCCTGCATCCCGTGGCAGATTCAGGGGAACAACGTCGACTTCGTCGTGCAGGTCGACTCGATCGGCGACCCCGCCAAGATCGTCTCCGGCACGACTGAGATCACCAAGAGTCCCGACCGCCTGAAGATCTCCGAATACGTCGCCCGCTTCATCCGCGACGCCGGGATCATGCGCGACGGCTTCTCATTCCAGGCAGGCGCCGGCGGCATCGCCCTGGCCTTCGTTGATTTCCTGCGTGTGATGATGAAGGAGGCCGGCGTCAAGTGCCGCTTCGTGCGCGGCGGCTCGACCAAGCACCTGGTGCAGATGCTCCAGGAAGGCCTCACCGACTACATCCTGGACGGCCAGACCTTCGACCTCGCCGGCGTCCAATCGATTGCGAGCGACCCGCGCCACGTCGCGACCTCGCCCTTCACCTCGTACAATTACCACGGCAAGGGACACTTCGCCTCGATGGTCGACGTCGCCGTCCTCGGCGCGACCGAGGTCGACGTGAACTTCAACGCCAACGTCGTCACCCACTCCGACGGCCGGCTGCTGCACGGCATCGGCGGCTGGCAGAACTGCCTCGCCAGCGGCTGCACCATCCTCGCCCTCCCTTCGTTTCGCGATCGCATCCCCGTCATCGTCGACGAAGTTACCACCCTCGTCGGGCCCGGCGAGATGATCGACGTCATCGTCACCGAGCGCGGCGTCGCCATCAACCCCCGCCGCACCGACCTCCTCGAGCGCGTCAAAGGCTCGCGCCTCCCCATCCGGCCCATCCAGGACATCCAAGCCGACGTGGAAAAGATCTGCGGCGGCAAGCCCCAGAAGCCCCGCTTCACCAAGCGGCCCGTCGCCATCGTCAAATGGATCGACGGCACCGTGCTGGACACCGTCTGGCAGCTGGGCGACTGACAACCTGCACCAAACGCTTAGAGGCGCGGCATGAAGGGGAGAGCCAACAGCAGATGGTGCGGCTCGGCATGGAACAGCTCGAAATCCGGGTGCCCCTCCGTTCCCCTGGACTCTGCGTCGATCTGCGTGTAGAG encodes:
- a CDS encoding citrate lyase subunit alpha codes for the protein MTRELELEVNAAGRSVPMYSNGAKQTPYLGIGKHIPTGVKHAPAVKTCASYPENGDKRVPDLETALKQCDLKDNMVISNHHHLRDGDRIAVQVLQTAARLGAKDLMWFPSASFPAQKAVIDLMEAGVVHHIEGSMNGPLGEYTSRGKMRGMGVLRSHGGRYQAIQDGEVKIDIAVIAAPTADFFGNSDGSHGKSACGSLGFALADSIYAERVIVVTDNLVPFPCIPWQIQGNNVDFVVQVDSIGDPAKIVSGTTEITKSPDRLKISEYVARFIRDAGIMRDGFSFQAGAGGIALAFVDFLRVMMKEAGVKCRFVRGGSTKHLVQMLQEGLTDYILDGQTFDLAGVQSIASDPRHVATSPFTSYNYHGKGHFASMVDVAVLGATEVDVNFNANVVTHSDGRLLHGIGGWQNCLASGCTILALPSFRDRIPVIVDEVTTLVGPGEMIDVIVTERGVAINPRRTDLLERVKGSRLPIRPIQDIQADVEKICGGKPQKPRFTKRPVAIVKWIDGTVLDTVWQLGD